Proteins encoded within one genomic window of Brassica rapa cultivar Chiifu-401-42 chromosome A09, CAAS_Brap_v3.01, whole genome shotgun sequence:
- the LOC103842281 gene encoding peroxiredoxin-2E, chloroplastic: MATSLSVSRLLSSSAISVAKPLLSPTSAFTAPISFSRSLAPNLSLKSPTRRTSISAVRSFSATTISASISVGDKLPDSTLSYLDPATNDVKTVTVSSLTAGKKTILFAVPGAFTPTCSQKHVPGFVSKAGELRSKGVDVIACVSVNDAFVMEAWRKDLGISDEVMLLSDGNGEFTGKLGVELDLRDKPVGLGVRSRRYAILAEDGVVKVLNLEEGGAFTNSSAEDMLKAL; the protein is encoded by the coding sequence ATGGCGACTTCTCTTTCCGTCTCCAGACTCCTCTCTTCCTCCGCCATCTCCGTCGCCAAACCGCTACTCTCCCCAACCTCCGCCTTCACCGCCCCAATCTCCTTCTCCCGCTCCCTCGCTCCAAACCTCTCCCTCAAATCCCCCACCCGCCGCACCTCCATCTCCGCCGTCAGATCCTTCTCAGCAACAACCATCTCCGCCTCCATCTCTGTCGGAGACAAACTCCCCGACTCCACCCTCTCCTACCTCGACCCCGCCACCAACGACGTCAAAACAGTCACCGTCTCCTCCCTAACCGCCGGTAAGAAAACCATCCTCTTCGCCGTCCCCGGCGCCTTCACTCCCACCTGCTCGCAGAAACACGTCCCGGGATTCGTCTCCAAGGCCGGAGAGCTCAGATCCAAAGGCGTGGACGTCATCGCGTGCGTCTCAGTGAACGACGCGTTCGTGATGGAGGCGTGGAGGAAGGACCTCGGGATCAGCGACGAGGTGATGCTGTTGTCGGATGGGAACGGAGAGTTTACTGGGAAGCTTGGCGTGGAGTTGGATTTGAGGGATAAGCCTGTGGGGCTCGGAGTTAGGTCGAGGAGGTACGCGATTCTGGCGGAGGATGGTGTTGTGAAGGTGCTGAATCTTGAGGAAGGAGGTGCTTTCACCAACTCTAGTGCTGAGGATATGCTTAAAGCTCTTTGA